The Microbacterium natoriense genomic interval AAGCCGTGCTCGGCGGTGACTTCTACTTCGTCCACTTCAATCGACAGCCCGGCGTCGCGGACGCCGTGTTCGATGAGAACGCGTTCCAGTTCCTTCGTAACCTGTACCGGAAGAACGTACCGCCACGTCCGCCTCAGCCCGGGATGGAGTTCATCGATCTCGCCCGAGCAGAGGCACCACTCGGCGAGCCCGTCATGAGCGACGACGAACTCGCCGTTCTCGTCTCCGCCTTCGAAACCTCGGGATTCACGGGCGGTGTGAACTGGTACAGGAACCTTGACCGCAACTGGCACCTGCTCGCCGACGTGGCCCCGATCATCCACCAGCCCGCACTCATGATCTACGCCGACAGAGACATGGTCCAGAGATCCGAGACGCTTGCGGACTTCGTGCCGAACGTGGACGTCGTCAGCCTCGACTGCGGGCACTGGATCCAGCAGGAGAAGCCCACCGAGCTCAACGAGGCGATCTTGAACTGGCTGCAGCGACAGGGAGCCGTCATCGTCGAGTGACCAGCACCACGTTGCCCCGCTTGCGTCCGGTGTCGACGTAGCGGTGCGCTTCGACGATGTCGGCCAGATCGAAGGACCTGTCGATGACGGCCTGGAAGCGGCCGGCGTCCGCGAGGCTGACGAGGTGCGCGAGCTCGTCAGCGCCGGGCGTGCCGACGTTCCAGGTGACGAGCTTTCCTGAGCGGCGGCTCTGCCCGCGGCTGCGCAGCATCGACCACAGGTCGCTGATGACGAGCAGGAGCGCCCCGCCGGGGTTGATGGATGCCTGTACCCGGCTGAACGGGGCGTTGCCGACGCAGTCGACGATCACGTCGTACGTGCCGCCTCCCGCGGCGAAGTCCTGGCGGGTGTAGTCGACGACCCGGTCGGCGCCGAGTGAGGTGACGAGCGAGGCGTTGCCCTCGCTCGTCACGGCGGTGACGTCGGCGCCGAGATGCTTCGCCAGCTGGATCGCCGCAGTCCCGACCGCGCCGGATGCTCCGTTCACGAGCACCGAGGTGCCCGGCCCGATCGTGATCTGTCCGAAGAAGCCCAGCGCGGTGATGCCGCCGAACACGAGGGTCACGGCTTCCTCGAGCGTCATGCTCGCAGGAGCACGGGTGATCGCCCCGTCGGCCGGCACACACACGTACTCAGCGTGGCCGCCGAACGCTCCGCCCATCGCCGCGATGACACGGTCGCCGGCGGTGAAAGCGGTGACACCCGAGCCGACGGCTTCGACGACGCCGGCGGCATCCATGCCCAGAATCGGATGCTTCGGCCGGAACACGCCGAGCCCGGCGGCCGCGAGCAGACCGAGGCCGGCCGG includes:
- a CDS encoding alpha/beta fold hydrolase encodes the protein MNLSDFPDPTLIPVNGIELEVFEAGRENAGNPVVLCHGWPGHASVWRYQVPALVAAGYHVIVPNQRGYGNSSRPTDVTAYDIEHLSGDLVALLDHYGYDKAIFVGHDWGASVVWGLTLLHPNRVDKVINLSLPYQERGEVPWIELMEAVLGGDFYFVHFNRQPGVADAVFDENAFQFLRNLYRKNVPPRPPQPGMEFIDLARAEAPLGEPVMSDDELAVLVSAFETSGFTGGVNWYRNLDRNWHLLADVAPIIHQPALMIYADRDMVQRSETLADFVPNVDVVSLDCGHWIQQEKPTELNEAILNWLQRQGAVIVE
- a CDS encoding NAD(P)-dependent alcohol dehydrogenase; protein product: MTTDTTMTAAVYRRFGGPEQVHLEQRPTPSPRPGEVLIRVHASTVSIADHRSRARDIPAGLGLLAAAGLGVFRPKHPILGMDAAGVVEAVGSGVTAFTAGDRVIAAMGGAFGGHAEYVCVPADGAITRAPASMTLEEAVTLVFGGITALGFFGQITIGPGTSVLVNGASGAVGTAAIQLAKHLGADVTAVTSEGNASLVTSLGADRVVDYTRQDFAAGGGTYDVIVDCVGNAPFSRVQASINPGGALLLVISDLWSMLRSRGQSRRSGKLVTWNVGTPGADELAHLVSLADAGRFQAVIDRSFDLADIVEAHRYVDTGRKRGNVVLVTRR